The Huiozyma naganishii CBS 8797 chromosome 9, complete genome nucleotide sequence GCCCACACGGTGGTTACGGTTTGGGTACAGAGCGTATCTTGGCCTGGTTATGTAACAGATACACTGTCAGAGACTGTTCCTTGTATCCTCGTTTCAGCGGTAGATGCAAGCCATAGACGCCTCCCAATTTTCCTGTTTTGTTGTTAGAAAACCAAAGTATACAAACTATAATGCCACTAACGATAATTACATAGAAATTAATAATAAATTCCCCCCAAAAGGGTATCCAGTACTGCTGCTCCTCATCTGTTTCTTACTCTATCGACGTTTTGATCGATACTCGATAGTGACAACGAAAAATAGGTGaacgaaagaaaaaataatataaaaaaaaagtgaaaaatcTTCCATTATCGTTGACTCATTAGGTTATCCGGGGACTACTTTCTCATCACAATCGTTGTATTCCTCCCATTGAGGTATTTTAACGTACACAAGGTATTCAGCAAAGCAGAAATGGCGGAAAAGGCTCAAAAATTGTGGGGTGGGAGGTTCACCGGGGAGACAGATCCATTGATGCATTTGTATAATGCTTCATTGCCTTACGATTACAAGATGTACAAGGCCGATCTCGAGGGGACAAAAGTCTACACAGCAGGTTTGAACAAGATAAACCTGATAACTGATGACGAATTGAGCAAAATCCACGCCGGATTGGACCAAATCAAGTCCGAATGGGATGATGATAAGTTTGTGCGTCATCCTAGCGACGAGGATATCCATACCGCGAACGAGAGACGTCTTGGTGAGATCATTGGCCGTCATATTGCAGGGAAGGTTCATACGGGCAGATCTCGTAACGATCAAGTGGTCACAGATATGAGAATTTACTGCCGCGACATCTTGAATGAAAAGTTGCTGCCCTTTATGGCGGACTTGATCAAAGTCCTTGTCAAGAGAGCCGAAAATGAAATTGATACATTGATGCCTGGTTACACTCACTTACAAAGAGCTCAACCAATTAGATGGGCTCATTGGCTAAGTTCATACGCAACTTACTTTACCGAGGATTATAAAAGACTGAAACAAATATTGGAAAGGTTGAATGTTTCTCCACTAGGTGCAGGTGCCCTGGCTGGTCACCCATATGGGATTGACAGGGAATTTTTGGCTGAAGGTTTGAACTTCGGCGGTGTCATTGGTAATTCCTTGGTTGCCGTGTCCGATAGAGACTTTGTTGTCGAGTTGATGTTCTGGGGGACTCTCTTCATGAACCACATTTCCCGTTTTGCTGAGGATTTGATTATCTACTCCACAGCAGAATTTGGTTTTGTCAAGTTGAGCGACTCTTATTCGACAGGCTCTTCCTTGATGCctcaaaagaaaaatgccGATTCTTTGGAACTACTGAGAGGTAAATCTGGGAGAGTTTTCGGTGACCTGGCAGGTTTCTTAATGAGTTTGAAGGGTATTCCATCGACTTACGACAAGGACATGCAAGAGGACAAGGAATCGCTATTTGATGCTTTAGTGACCGTTGAACACTCCATCTTGATTGCAACGGGTGTGATTTCTACCTTGACTGTAGTAAAGGAACGGATGAGTGATGCTCTGACAATGGATATGCTGGCCACTGATTTGGCAGACTACCTAGTCAGAAAGGGCGTCCCATTCAGAGAAACACATCATATTTCTGGTGAATGTGTTGCCGCTGCTGAAAGGGAAAAGCTAAGTGGTATTGACAAACTGACTTTGGAGCAGTACCAGGAGATCGACAAAAGATTCGAACAAGATTTGTTCGAAACTTTTGACTTCGAGAAGAGTGTCGAAAGAAGAACCGCGACTGGCGGTACAGCAAAATCTGCCGTTTTGAAACAATTAGCAAGCTTGGTATCTCAATTATGATTACACTGCGTCTCTTCTCCTACGCATTATATACGTGCCGCATTTGTTTTCCTACTTAATATGTACAAAGAAACGATAACACGATTTCACAATATCCGGTAGACGCAAATGGAAGAAGCTCTTTAAACCAGAATAGATTGATTCAATCTCGAGAAAAACTGGGAAAATGCACAGCGTGGAGAGAAAACTATAATTCCCTAAGTAGTAAACGTTTGATTTTCTACCTAGTGTGTAGCAATACTGGAGGAACCTCTG carries:
- the ARG4 gene encoding argininosuccinate lyase ARG4 (similar to Saccharomyces cerevisiae ARG4 (YHR018C); ancestral locus Anc_1.354), producing the protein MAEKAQKLWGGRFTGETDPLMHLYNASLPYDYKMYKADLEGTKVYTAGLNKINLITDDELSKIHAGLDQIKSEWDDDKFVRHPSDEDIHTANERRLGEIIGRHIAGKVHTGRSRNDQVVTDMRIYCRDILNEKLLPFMADLIKVLVKRAENEIDTLMPGYTHLQRAQPIRWAHWLSSYATYFTEDYKRLKQILERLNVSPLGAGALAGHPYGIDREFLAEGLNFGGVIGNSLVAVSDRDFVVELMFWGTLFMNHISRFAEDLIIYSTAEFGFVKLSDSYSTGSSLMPQKKNADSLELLRGKSGRVFGDLAGFLMSLKGIPSTYDKDMQEDKESLFDALVTVEHSILIATGVISTLTVVKERMSDALTMDMLATDLADYLVRKGVPFRETHHISGECVAAAEREKLSGIDKLTLEQYQEIDKRFEQDLFETFDFEKSVERRTATGGTAKSAVLKQLASLVSQL